Genomic DNA from Enoplosus armatus isolate fEnoArm2 chromosome 7, fEnoArm2.hap1, whole genome shotgun sequence:
CCAAGAAATTTAACTAGCTATAATTTAAAGTTGCCGTCTTCTCAATTTTCTCATAGCCAGCAAATTTGTTTTCTAGTGTATAAAGAGCAGCATCATGGGCCACTAGTGTCGCTATAGATTTCAGCCTTGTTGATATATTGCAAACCGGACAATTAATAGAATCACTACAGTGGAACCACCAGTGGAAAACACAGATTGGAACGTGACTTTGGCAATCTCAATAATTGAGACACCAATATACTTTGGGACAGGACAGTCATATTTCTAGCATCTTCAGAAGGATAAAAATTCtattttttaacaaatcaaCAAACTGGAGCTACTGTAGCACCCTGCCTCAGGCCTGCTGGTTCTTACTGAAGATTACccatatatagtttcattttgtttcgtttattctttattttaggAAACCCAGCACAACAGGGTGGCTCACTgttatttttaatagttttcaGACAATAATGGAGCTCTGTGTGGCTGTgctacacacacaatacttgttggTCGGATGTGGGTATCTTtgggttgagtgtgtgtttacacctgctctgcctctgttcAAGCTTTATAAACCTCATGGACTCAGGCCAGAATATAAACTATCTCTGGTTTTCTCCATCCTGATAGAGTGTTTTgtgctgtgtcttttttccagAACATTCAGAAGATGCTCGGTCTCGCACCCTCCAGAGCTGCAACCAAACAGGCCGGAGGCTTCCTGGGACCTCCTCCCCAAGCGGCCAAGTTTTCCTAATCATCGGACAGGTTCTGCGGTGCCGTTCTTCCACCGAGACGGTGTGCAGTCGTGGCTCCTTCATCAGAGCGCTGACACAACTGCTTCTACAGTGCCGGAGCAAACGTGTTATAGTTGCAGCTATTGTATCGCTACCTTCTGTTTGATTTctcattaatgttttgtttatttaactttaaGATTGTCTCACTTACAAattagagggagaaaaagttGTTCTTAATTACGTTGATTACCAAAGGATACAAATGTCTACATGACATACATTGTTTTGggattttaatgattaattggCACTGTAACTTGTGGTCCATTTGTCAGTATTATTGTATGTCATTGTCTGTATCCTGATGTCTTACATATTAATAAAGTTTTATGATTACACTTTAgtagtgtttttcattttagatttttttcccactttggAAAATTCCCACTGTGCTGTTAACAGACTTCAGACTTCGATTTTATTATCAGTCATcacctgaaaagaaaagaacatgtCGCCTCGACTTTGCACTTTGTTTGAATCCCTTCACCGGGGAGGAAGCAAGCAATAGAAATGAGATGCAGCCAAAGGCTTCAGTCCGTGTTTTATGATGGAGGCGTGTCCTGTCTGGTTATAGAGGCGTGAATGTCCTTCAGAAGAGTCTGGTGTTCAGATTACATCAAGTTTGGTTCGTCTGTTCAAACTCGGTAAGGTTGCAGCATTTTGTCTGTGCGTTACTGTGTTTAAAGTGGCGTTTAACGTTTATTCTCGCGTGCCCCTTTTCGTCATGCTAGGTTAGCTAAGTGGCTTTTGTGCTAGCTTCTCTTTAGCAGCGCGAACAGTTACATAGCTAACGGTAAGAGCATGCCGTGTAATTCACTTGTCCTAAATGTTATTCTGCACAGTCAGTTTCAACATGTTTGCTGTTAATTATCTGCGTTCCTCGGCAGGTCCTCTCCCTCTGAAAATGGCCCAGTCAATCCTCGACAGCATGCCCGGAGCCACTACGGGATCCGTGGTGGTCACGGATCATCTGAATTTCTGGGGTGGGAAGCGAGTCAAACCCAGGCAGGAGAAAAACGCAGAGCCTGTGTTTGAACCTGCGACTGGtaaatacagcacacacaaaaagtctGGTTCATTATTTAGTACTTCATATCTTAATTCTTAATTATGACATGTTAGTCCCTTGTAAAGGTTTGTGAGACAGCTATGCTGTTATGTAACTGAGACCCTCCCTTATTCCTTGTCCTGGAATCTGaaatctgacaaatgttttcctgttgcATATGTGATGtggtaataataactgagatttCACAATAATCCTTCAATTCTTGTGTTCTGTCTTGGAGCTCAGCCAGTCTGCAACCTGTTGGTCTTCTTGTCCCTGCAGGCCGGGTCCTGTGTCAGATGGTGCCCTGTGGGACAGAGGAGGTGGACGAGGCCATAAAGAGCGCCCACACTGCCTACCTCAAGTGGAGCAAGATGGCAGGCATGGAGAGGGCCCGGGTGATGCTGGAGGCCGCCCGTATTATCAGGGTGAGCTGCTGTGTCATGCATTACTGGAAGCTGGCCAGTGTGATTTCAGTGTTGCACAACTTAAATTGGAGCTGACTGTTGCAACCCTGCAGAAAGACACTAGTTATTCATTAAAAGCACAAAACTtgtccccccctccctccactgcTGACCTACATTTGCACAAAATACACCTTTTGTGTGTCTCTGATGTCATGTGGGTGAGAATTTCAACCTCCATTGCATAATCTCAAAGCTGTATACATGTTTTCTGTTATATCAATATAAATAGGAAAGAAGGGAGAAGATTGCAAAGCTGGAAGTGATCAATAATGGCAAGTCCATCACTGAAGCTCTGGTGGATATTGATATTGCCTGGCAGTGTATTGAGTACTATGCTGGCCTGGCTGGTACGCTCGCAGGTGGGTCCActaacacttttgtttttctcaaacaaaacaacagttgtgtttttttttttaaagttgcgTTTCATTAATTGAAGGCCAGCATATCCAACTTCCTGGTGGAGCGTTTGCTTACACCAGGAGGGAGCCCCTTGGTGTGTGTGCGGGTATCGGTGCGTGGAATTACCCCTTCCAGATCGCATCGTGGAAGTCTGCTCCTGCTCTGGCGTGTGGTGAGTTTGTATGTCACCACATTATTTAGACTTAAACAGCTGTGGAGGCCTTAACTTGCAGTGTTAAAATCTGCTTGTGTTTAGGTAACGCCATGGTATTTAAGCCCTCTCCGATGACTCCTGTGACTGCCGTCATTCTGGCTGAGATTTATAAAGAGGCAGGTGTACCCGATGGGCTCTTCTGTGTGGTACAAGGTGGAGCAGAGACTGGCACCTTGCTCTGCCACCACCCGATGGTCGCCAAGGTCTCCTTCACTGGCAGTGTGCCAACAGGGAAAAAGGTGCAGAAACCAACAGAGTGCTATGATTTTAACATAATGTTCTTGCATGTTTTAAGGCAACTTGGAGAACCTTGAAAATTGCTTGAAAGTAAACCCTCACAGTGAACATCATCActgcttttattattgttattgtgtggTGATGCAGAtgtgagtttgaaaaaaaagtttgtacTGCATTACTACATAACAATAATACAACTTTAATCACAATTAATGCAGATATATAGCGTGCGATTGGTCACTTAAACTAAAGACAGTGATTTTTATACCTCTGTGAAATGCCTGGGAAGTAGGAAAAACCCATGCCAAGTATAGAAATAGTGGTATCGGAAAATGTGTTGCAATAATGTAAAGTGTTAGAACACTTTCTTTAACTGCTCCACAAAGCTTCAGTTGTCCCTGTTGCTAATGCCACTCAGGTCATGGAAATGTCTGCAAAGTCGGTGAAGCAGGTGACTCTGGAGCTTGGAGGGAAATCTCCCCTCCTTATCTTCAAAGACTGTGATCTGGAAAATGCAGTGAAGGGGGCACTCATGGCAAACTTCCTGACACAGGGACAGGTGAGACATGTGTCCTTTAAGTATTGTGTTGTTCGCCTGATCCAACACTGACAGGCTggaatttctctctctgcactgtatAGGTTTGCTGCAACGGGACCAGAGTGTTTGTGCACAGAGACATCATGCCCCAGTTCCTGGAAGAAGTGGTGAAGAGGACCAAAGCCATCCCCATGGGTGATCCCCTGCTGGATGGCACACGAATGGGAGCACTGATCAGCAAGCCCCAACTGGAGAAAGTGCTGGGATTTGTCAGTCAGGCCAAGAAAGAGGTGTGTTTCATTTGATCATTAGATCAGAGGAACCGTGGTGCCTGCTGGAGAGTTGAGCAACTGTGGAGAGGCATTTATCTGAGAATGAATCAGCTGTGACAGCACCTTCGTACTTTCACTAGACCTCAAAGGAGTCACATGAAGTTTAATTATACTTGTCTTAGTTCATACTTATTTCACTGATATGTCTGTTTTTCCAGGGAGCGAAAGTGCTTTGTGGAGGAGAGCCTTTCGTCCCCAGTGACCCCAAACTGAAAGGGGGCTACTTCATGTCACCTTGTGTACTTGGTAAGTCTCTTTGTGAATTCTCCagtatgtcttttattttttgtaac
This window encodes:
- the aldh9a1a.1 gene encoding 4-trimethylaminobutyraldehyde dehydrogenase A; its protein translation is MAQSILDSMPGATTGSVVVTDHLNFWGGKRVKPRQEKNAEPVFEPATGRVLCQMVPCGTEEVDEAIKSAHTAYLKWSKMAGMERARVMLEAARIIRERREKIAKLEVINNGKSITEALVDIDIAWQCIEYYAGLAGTLAGQHIQLPGGAFAYTRREPLGVCAGIGAWNYPFQIASWKSAPALACGNAMVFKPSPMTPVTAVILAEIYKEAGVPDGLFCVVQGGAETGTLLCHHPMVAKVSFTGSVPTGKKVMEMSAKSVKQVTLELGGKSPLLIFKDCDLENAVKGALMANFLTQGQVCCNGTRVFVHRDIMPQFLEEVVKRTKAIPMGDPLLDGTRMGALISKPQLEKVLGFVSQAKKEGAKVLCGGEPFVPSDPKLKGGYFMSPCVLDNCRDDMTCVKEEIFGPVMSVLPFDTEEEVIQRANNTTFGLASGVFTRDISRAHRVAGNLEAGTCFINNYNISPVEVPFGGYKMSGFGRENGQVTIEYYSQLKTVVVEMGDVESLF